A genomic region of Miscanthus floridulus cultivar M001 chromosome 3, ASM1932011v1, whole genome shotgun sequence contains the following coding sequences:
- the LOC136545314 gene encoding GATA transcription factor 16-like, which translates to MGLDSSSKARGGNEQQQRKKKATAAAAASKREREREKEAEEVTVELRAVGFGKEVVLKQRRRMRWRRRLGEEERVAILLMALSSGVVSA; encoded by the coding sequence ATGGGCCTGGACTCCAGCAGCAAGGCCCGCGGCGgcaacgagcagcagcagcggaaGAAGAAGGCCACCGCGGCTGCCGCGGCCTCCAagcgggagagggagagggagaaggaggcGGAAGAGGTCACCGTGGAGCTCCGTGCGGTGGGGTTCGGCAAGGAGGTGGTGCTGAAGCAGCGGCGACGGATGCGCTGGAGGCGGCGTCTCGGCGAGGAGGAGCGCGTGGCCATCCTGCTCATGGCGCTCTCCTCCGGAGTCGTGTCCGCCTGA